CGACATCCAGCACGACGGCCTGGAAGGGCTCGAAGTCCTGACCGGCCGGGTCCAGCCGCTGGACGACGCGGCGCTGGCCGCCTTCCTGAAGACGCGCACGATCGCCTTCGTCGGCTGCGCCCGCCAATGCGCGGACGCGGTCGGCACGACCGTGCGCCAGCTGGACGCGCTGGGCCGCCTCTTCGGCCGGCACGAGCTGATCGTCTTCGAGAACGACTCCACCGACGGCACCGCCGAGCGCCTGCAGGCGCTGGCCGCGGATTATCCGATCCGGCTGATCCAGGCGCCGGGCCTGGGCCGCCAGCTGACGCAGCGCACCGCGCGCCTGGCCTACGGCCGCAACGCGCTGGCCGAAGCCGCCATCGCCACCGGCGCCGACTACGTCTGCGTCGCCGACATGGACGGCGTGCTGACCGACGCCGAGCCGGGCGCCGCCTCCTTCACCGACGCCTTCCGGCGCGAGGCCTGCTGGGACGCGGTCTTCCCCGTCAATGCGGGCATGTACTACGACATCTGGGCGCTGCGCCATCCGGTGTTGTGCCCGACGGACTTCATGACGCGCGGCACCGTGATGGATGCCTCCCTGGGCCGTCCGCTGGCGGTACATTTCGCTGCGTCGAGCATCCAGATGGATTTCCGCTCGATGCCCGGATGGCTGCCGGTGGAGTCGGCCTTCGGCGGCATGGGGGTGTACAAGCGCGAGGCGCTGGCGCAGGCGCGCTACGTCGGACTGCGGGACGGGCGCGAGATCTGCGAGCACGTGCCGCTGCACGAGCAGATGCGCCGCCAGGGCCGGCGCCTGTACGTCTCCCCCGCCTTCGTCGTCGCTTCCCACGGCCATGCGCCGCAGGCCACGCACAACCTCTGACAACGGAACGTCCCAT
This genomic stretch from Mitsuaria sp. 7 harbors:
- a CDS encoding glycosyltransferase family 2 protein is translated as MPLATFVLNNAELGFIERLVGRLGPGSRVLDVVVSACRTLQVQDWTPCDHRLSRAEDHFEVRFHRPENAQQFRLDIQHDGLEGLEVLTGRVQPLDDAALAAFLKTRTIAFVGCARQCADAVGTTVRQLDALGRLFGRHELIVFENDSTDGTAERLQALAADYPIRLIQAPGLGRQLTQRTARLAYGRNALAEAAIATGADYVCVADMDGVLTDAEPGAASFTDAFRREACWDAVFPVNAGMYYDIWALRHPVLCPTDFMTRGTVMDASLGRPLAVHFAASSIQMDFRSMPGWLPVESAFGGMGVYKREALAQARYVGLRDGREICEHVPLHEQMRRQGRRLYVSPAFVVASHGHAPQATHNL